The DNA region TTATAGCTACAATTCTAAGCAAGAACATGATTCAGGCCCCCCTGATATGAAGCCTCGAATAGCGTATTTATGGTATCAGGATTCAAAAAACAATTGGCAAAAAATGGAATTGAATATTAAACCAACGCAAATAACTTCAAAAAAAGATGCCAGTCATATTGATCTCGGAACCGTTTGTATTGGGACAAACTTGAAATGATTTATCACATCGCAAAAAAATCGGACTGGTCGGCCTGTGCAAATAAAGCTCCGTACAAACCGGCTGATTTTGACAAAGATGGTTTTGTTCACTGCTCTGACGACCATCAGGTTGAAAGGGTTGCGAACTGGATGTTTAAAGGCCAAAAGGATTTGGTACTGCTGAAAATAGACCCGACAAAATTAAACGCTCGTACAATCTACGAAAGCCCGCAGGGAACAGACGAAAAGTTCCCGCACATCTATGGCCCAATTAATCTCGATGCAGTCGTAAGCGTTTTGTCATTGCCCTGCGATTCAACAGGCAAATTCAATTTCAATAGTATAGTGTAAATTCGTGTCCATTCGTGGTTGACCTTTTGCATTCATTTCCTTATCATATTCCCATGCTTTCAAAAGGATTAGTACAAATTTATACCGGCACCGGTAAAGGCAAGACAACTGCCTCGTTTGGCCTTGCGCTTCGAGCCGCGGGCTGGGGTAATAAGGTTATAATCTATCAATTCCTTAAACCGGCATCTCTGAAACTCGGCGAACGCAAAGCCGTTGCGAAAAGTCAACTGGCGATTAAGATTGTTCCATTAAAAATCGAATGGAATATGAAAAAATCCCTCGACGACGGCAAAACCATCGAGAAAACAAGGCAGCAAATCGCCCTGCTGTTCGAAAAAATTCAAACACAAGCGAAAAACAGAGAATATGATATAATTATCCTCGATGAAATTGTGTTCTGCCTGACAGCTAAACTTGTTGCTTTAGACTTAATAAAGGATTTGATTAAATCAAAGGCAAAGCAGGTGGAATTAATTCTAACCGGCCAAGGAGCAACAAAAGAATTGATAAAGTTGGCCGATTTGGTTACGGAGATGAAATTGATTAAACATCCATTTGAAAAAAAAATCAACGCCCGTAAAGGGATAGAGTTTTAAAATTTATAGTGTAAATTCGTGTTTTTTCGTGGTTAATAATAGGCTTGAAAATGAACATAGCTGTCATAATTTGCGCTGCGGGAAGCAGCAAACGGTTTGTCGAAAAGCAGAAGCATAATCTCGAAGCGGCAAAGAAAAAGCAGTTTTCAGATGTTGCCGGCCGCCCTGCGTTTTTGCGCAGCATTGAATTTTTCGCCGGCCGCGACGATGTTAAGCAAATCATAATGACAATCCCTGCCGAAGATGAAGAACTTTTCAAAATCACACATGGCGCAAACATCAGCTTCCACGGCGTAAAACTCTGTCTTGGCGGCAGTGAGCGTTTCGAGTCCGTGGCAAAGGCACTTGCGATGGTGAAAGACGATATCGATTTTGTCGCCGTTCACGATGCTGTCAGGTGCTGCCTGACGGAACAATGGGTAAATGACGTTTTTGCAAAAGCCAAAGAGACCGGCACGGCAATGCTGGCCAGCCCTGTCGTTGCGACACTCAAGAAAGTTGAAAACGAACAGATACTCCAGACCGTTGACCGCAGCGGATTATATGAGGCACAAACTCCGCAGGTTTTCAGGAAGGATATGCTTTTAAAAGCGTACGCGAATCTTGAAAAACTTGATAAGTCTAAAATTAGCGATGATTCCCAGCTTGTCGAGGCTATGGGGGAAAAGGTTTCGATAGTTAAGACGGATTTTTCAAATCTCAAGATAACGACAAAAGCAGATATCGCGATAGCCGAGGCGATTATAAAATCCCGCACACAGGATAAACCCAAAGGCTATGTCGGCCCTTACGGCAACGAAGCACAGTGGTAAAATACTATATTTTCGAAGGAGAATTCAAATGGCAAACAAAACA from Planctomycetaceae bacterium includes:
- a CDS encoding DUF952 domain-containing protein, which gives rise to MYWDKLEMIYHIAKKSDWSACANKAPYKPADFDKDGFVHCSDDHQVERVANWMFKGQKDLVLLKIDPTKLNARTIYESPQGTDEKFPHIYGPINLDAVVSVLSLPCDSTGKFNFNSIV
- a CDS encoding cob(I)yrinic acid a,c-diamide adenosyltransferase, whose protein sequence is MLSKGLVQIYTGTGKGKTTASFGLALRAAGWGNKVIIYQFLKPASLKLGERKAVAKSQLAIKIVPLKIEWNMKKSLDDGKTIEKTRQQIALLFEKIQTQAKNREYDIIILDEIVFCLTAKLVALDLIKDLIKSKAKQVELILTGQGATKELIKLADLVTEMKLIKHPFEKKINARKGIEF
- the ispD gene encoding 2-C-methyl-D-erythritol 4-phosphate cytidylyltransferase; the encoded protein is MNIAVIICAAGSSKRFVEKQKHNLEAAKKKQFSDVAGRPAFLRSIEFFAGRDDVKQIIMTIPAEDEELFKITHGANISFHGVKLCLGGSERFESVAKALAMVKDDIDFVAVHDAVRCCLTEQWVNDVFAKAKETGTAMLASPVVATLKKVENEQILQTVDRSGLYEAQTPQVFRKDMLLKAYANLEKLDKSKISDDSQLVEAMGEKVSIVKTDFSNLKITTKADIAIAEAIIKSRTQDKPKGYVGPYGNEAQW